The following proteins are encoded in a genomic region of Tenebrio molitor chromosome 7, icTenMoli1.1, whole genome shotgun sequence:
- the unc80 gene encoding protein unc-80 homolog isoform X6, producing the protein MRMPDSDRRSSGENGLNEDALPVPIQVFLWRQISPFVKPKLGKLHEASCMFCQHSMTGHHELKEACKMFERVLVQNIQSGLKSDLSEAIRSIPRWRLIQASLPHVMHSAASLLFNRMKDGNIQSLGAVETKLMYTLHWIILDAAEECADNDFEKGLFHTSPFYYLFSIPTLTLFIYLFAPICNNLKESDFQNFRLENGLKIWQGMWEFRQPEASCFSSHCKPKPKHLFGKNSKQKTQFGDVFLGRKQSEDLLGRESPPSQGISASSSEQQHLFSSGPSTTTVTVTATITKITDDENNWVSSPKDTVFPETIPEESSSTEEEHVVIFRLPSLHESDGFLRDPSIYTAETSLFQLAMRKSSTGKNNVKAEQIPAASVPDSKPSKPSIQKIGSSTDKDSVDSSKHPSTEGPAPDMDGSRKTLTGAPPVDITAATFLDVAVLRCLFITHWQEEGIYWALHYLYNRLRDISEETAAQLQPRRRSNSLPIPKIEVSLYQSTELKKQENNKDFIEVPEVKDVSLLAESPYTNKKPLDEPVHLRRASEKIKKRMKIADLKAFVETKLLSKSDKALEKIGQDEPKPLGEHAVGSRRMLSDYHRSLDTGDEHLSRPNSAMSKMFEPTASNLVKGKSMPSLSCLIDELTSGGYMGEIHWDRRRPSRFERPTQPMANPIITVTEHTPTPSPDYLKRQGSMDSQLDAASLSGSKLGNWNERKASLTRSQTDSNITYAGEDIPEAPGSACYITKEGDIDFQVVLKAVHATALRDNTVCTLRVLEVILNLVELLIDVGVLKQGPRNETTTTSASVSGQTTSPGKTQKVPTSTTYASLGGELEKTAKPMTSHKLIMHIIIRVLKHLGCPHGCADGQRGPAAEFLRTQCQNILAKLNRVSANQFKNFLRDYVKFQPLSDVLDLFHAYVGYCIDPSSLLSPLNQKRGSSRSPDTVSQGGYATNFDTGVGGGGIRGVEGQIMSHVFKPLVTRFVDSAKEIKTPDNLGLYCEVRQLMTYVKEGHGSVFRRVALSALIDTADRPSKKEVNVQTTRVIRHMHHSEIDDQGDVPTDTSYTIDERGVRKLLFKKRSTSSTCASLLETEAEELSKISQSPLGNLRKRHILTPRQSERALGIVEPPTKIKSKSKLGGIVNWFKKSDQTSVDDNENQENGDSGTDTSSFIRQTSKYYPNKSGKSNVGQTLQKAKRRVEDRFNKFVLKKGKKKDGSTEETSGGYLSRRNSVELGESSRESEFVVFKERKLVATAPVYQGALRLSFLLETCPPGSVPDAHLLASILDLPHSTVVARATLLLECSYFVHCCNKGQWPSWMKLNFPMFRPSGPLPPRGPNTGIRRSHIMQRAAGKMFYQWAEVLGQRLEEIINEDKHLEPHIAAMVLDEQKQKELLMQDEEEDFLDEASINTYGSSCSMALRLIACILLHEITSFLRETYQTLPKSSRMTGKERPPPWERLYSREANRRWSMALSSMGHSQTSAQSLQSIAGDRDSGQAERKISFVLHEPDNESEGSSNTTVTMQAMMQGEETKRIGQPPRPYLLRRGTAAPSGGSFKRRSLKLRRGTKEGKEMEIEWRIPETVKRTDSIQSKRKVSSLSDRSDTSEPGMAGEASGEESPGVLSDDQPPESPSDSNDTDDTTKNMPWMKVMVQVSNSFYYFCTHQNFCHPFCYRRIMRSCSRLVKAVRKVYGEEFGVLDDKLNMDFGGKKKGNKKDKSQNRKVSDQTSSQVSPIRRKDSVGKKEKIEKNLDGSQLSKLASKESSRDIADSDTGHDPSKSTNDSKPLEPPPILKYIKTQVKDAFHSPLAVLLKGAVILSEEHFIEIIPVAWELLLETNQEVTASAASIFILAAVKAPQPVSDIMQHGLSHPEAAVRINAILRFQVLWKMRYQVWPRMEESAHILFKVPPPGIEFTLPSPKIGIESLDVVDSPWELLVKTKVEEVTINQERHRSLVTATKTRKKQQTELIKMALQAQDDKKREERENFLITTIPITIQAAHEPSLYHTSEEHDEADDEQVEGQTRNTGHHLHSAHSLFPSCLCSAVVQIITLLDDAAVSADGNAVYEVAYQVIWCCLVEDSALFLRYILERLTREKQEQMFKILRHVIRFIPKLPQQAAFALYNYIIGYVMFYVRSPHEDGQMLIGAALSLLWMVVHSVHGIMFKDLKQILRKEQCDASILLTANVPSAKKIIVHGPQDPDAAGIPSQFPVQEDTQFCQILREALDFFGIEDNRQKEFFLVDYKTHQIRNPASYVRDYYFFKRSQYPQLELVHMKPEDAFNALQKQELLHKFVEIGKVLLTWAILKNVDMVVQRVVFLHEELMKLPSFPRKALESDLDLYKGGALGKELLGLDVLHKFMWVRLIARMFEAMAGNFAYSGDIHLFLNVLNGAVMLHSEDACILRYVMATYINAAFHFKNIFSTNGYLLIMPTLLKIYSNHQTNKLVTTTIEYAVKQFYLMNRKPFILQMFGSVSAMLDTDEEGTFGDAHKIQSSCLFNLLLSLETPSPDPLNIAELVKEDKPLKAIDFCYHDENEMVTILDCISLCVMVVSYSSESVRGYQMLIILEAILPCYVQHIQLPSYNKEGKTEKEIINHLAVSIKTLVNNCEALTKSYNGPYRSSPEHKGSSQRNYSRGPYSPGFDFEDESHSKFMSEHSRAKSMYEHDVEDSEVLRADYRRPRDVLLSLVGEFMCRATARLIELNKKNNQEGKLIELLDIRSHIRLADIAHSLLKVSPYDPESMGCRGLQHYMSYILPSTEWANDAMRPALVTILRRLDKVFQKISKKPSIRRNTDWDAAAGLLKGIYDTMVKYPYIMHWQHIKALINTCQFLIVTECYSTEGVSSATAALMSQAPPPHFCSMVVRLIALQIQNTNDNCTLEQVCGGSSTFSTQDKTESMIMNLIMPLCLRVGSGRKVSDVSAMKQNDISFAMTLVLHAMSPPNTKSMASSGPNLKVAAEIRTGSLTFTGTRDTKTSSKINTSLYQVSFLALKIMTICFEGELITVWTRIARTMRELGKRNEAASFLWDFLDFVVTHRTPLYILMQPFIFQKLAQPPISDFERNIHAKIRDKMRGIGLPFPKSRGALLMELAHQMKELKEELEDASDNTDPKKPEAAQPTVQMTTETNHGRHQRHSLIGLFTGDHGTKGSAEHPHTTLPTKVPESSTSTSHVSTPNQAASDGQDGTANGSSTPCNAVTDRSSQRSSVSDDHGVQMPKPESLMSHKAHKLRFVSSVEFRHSSGETSTTPLSPGSPADDSSGETHPAKSRLQRIKPQSRKTFRIRKSRKNSRVELSHSKESEEPPQFGSPQVPLTPPVTTQTQVTPPTELPPVTVNNNQQQQQQQQQQQQQQQPQQQISDQHRLRISMRGKPTESSWDEDSAISQTSSTSGYRESYPVMHLRDNLENSPKAFPPLASPDIHDLPSTSSATTTNLQCDNSSPDCSLNENGERTALLSHTERSSSQHSLLMVFEHQDETTLI; encoded by the exons GAAAGCAGTCGGAGGATCTACTGGGACGCGAAAGTCCTCCCAGTCAGGGTATAAGCGCTTCAAGTTCTGAacaacaacatttattttcaagtGGACCTTCTACTACCACCGTCACAGTTACCGCcacaattacaaaaattaccgATGATGAG AACAACTGGGTGTCATCCCCCAAGGATACAGTTTTCCCCGAAACGATTCCTGAAGAAAGCTCCAGCACGGAAGAGGAACATGTGGTCATCTTCCGCTTACCATCTCTTCATGAATCGGATGGATTTCTTCGCGATCCATCCATTTACACC GCCGAGACTAGTTTGTTTCAATTGGCCATGAGGAAAAGTAGTACTGGAAAGAATAATGTCAAAGCAGAGCAGATTCCCGCAGCGTCAGTTCCAGATTCGAAACCAAGCAAGCCTTCCATACAGAAAATCGG TTCTTCGACTGATAAGGATTCTGTGGATAGCAGTAAGCACCCATCAACGGAGGGACCTGCCCCAGATATGGACGGTTCACGAAAAACTTTAACTGGAGCCCCACCAGTTGACATCACTGCGGCTACATTCCTAGACGTTGCGGTTTTGAGGTGCTTGTTTATAACTCACTGGCAAGAAGAAGGTATCTACTGGGCTCTCCACTATTTGTACAACAG GTTGAGAGACATCAGTGAAGAAACAGCAGCACAGCTACAGCCCCGTCGAAGGAGTAACTCTTTGCCAATACCGAAAATTGAGGTGTCTCTCTACCAAAGCACGGAACTAAAGAAGCAAGAGAACAACAAGGACTTTATAGAGGTTCCGGAGGTGAAAGACGTTTCGCTTTTAGCTG AATCTCCATACACCAATAAAAAACCGTTAGATGAACCAGTTCATCTCAGACGGGCCAGTGAAAAAATCAAGAAGAGAATGAAAATTGCAGACCTCAAGGCGTTCGTCGAAACAAAATTGTTGTCCAAATCGGACAAAGCGTTAGAAAAAATCGGACAGGACGAACCGAAACCATTAGGGGAACATGCGGTGGGTTCAAGGCGAATGCTTAGT GATTACCATCGCAGTTTGGACACCGGTGATGAACATTTGTCACGACCCAACTCTGCAATGTCAAAGATGTTCGAACCCACCGCTAGTAACTTGGTCAAAGGGAAAAGTATGCCGAGTTTAAG CTGTTTAATAGATGAATTAACCTCTGGGGG ATATATGGGAGAAATCCACTGGGACCGTCGAAGGCCCAGCCGTTTCGAGCGACCGACACAACCCATGGCTAATCCCATCATAACTGTAACAGAACATACCCCGACACCATCTCCTGATTATCTAAAAAGACAG GGCTCCATGGACAGTCAGTTGGACGCTGCGAGTTTATCCGGGAGTAAATTGGGGAACTGGAATGAAAGAAAAGCGAGTCTGACTCGTTCCCAAACCGATTCTAATATTACTTATGCCGGGGAAGATATTCCAGAAGCTCCAGGTTCTGCGTGTTACATCACCAAAGAAGGCGACATCGACTTTCAAGTTGTGCTTAAA GCTGTCCATGCGACTGCGCTTCGAGACAACACCGTTTGTACTCTTCGAGTGTTGGAAGTTATTCTGAATCTGGTGGAACTTTTGATTGATGTCGGAGTTTTGAAACAAGGCCCAAGGAACGAAACTACAACCACCAGCGCTTCTGTCTCTGGACAAACTACAAGTCCGGGCAAAACACAAAAAGTTCCGACTAGTACCACGTACGCGTCTTTAGGTGGAGAACTTGAGAAAACAGCAAAACCCATGACATCCCACAAATTAATTATGCATATTATAATAAG AGTTCTTAAGCACTTGGGATGTCCACATGGATGTGCCGACGGACAAAGAGGACCTGCGGCTGAATTTTTGAGAACCCAGTGCCAAAATATCTTGGCCAAGTTGAATCGAGTTAGCGCAAACCAGTTCAAAAATTTCTTGCGAGATTACGTAAAATTTCAACCTCTGTCGGACGTTTTGGATCTCTTCCACGCATACGTCGGTTACTGTATTGACCCAAGTTCTTTGCTTTCGCCGTTGA ACCAGAAGCGGGGCTCTAGCAGGTCACCTGACACGGTATCGCAAGGTGGTTATGCCACGAACTTTGACACAGGCGTAGGTGGCGGCGGAATACGAGGAGTTGAGGGCCAGATTATGTCTCATGTTTTCAAACCGTTGGTTACTAGATTTGTCGATTCGGCCAAAGAAATTAAGACACCAGACAATTtg GGGTTGTACTGCGAAGTGCGCCAGCTAATGACGTACGTGAAAGAGGGACACGGTAGCGTTTTCCGAAGAGTTGCTCTGAGTGCTCTTATAGATACTGCCGATAGACCTAGCAAGAAGGAGGTTAATGTTCAAACGACGAGAGTCATAAG ACATATGCACCATTCGGAAATAGATGACCAAGGGGATGTCCCTACGGACACATCGTACACTATTGACGAAAGAGGAGTCAGAAAACTGTTGTTCAAGAAGCGAAGTACTTCATCAACTTGCGCC AGTTTGCTCGAGACTGAAGCAGAAGAATTGTCCAAAATTAGTCAAAGTCCTTTGGGCAACCTACGAAAGCGACATATTTTAACCCCTCGTCAAAGTGAAAGGGCTTTAGGTATTGTAGAACCGCCAACCAAGATTAAATCTAAATCGAAACTAGGTGGCATCG taAATTGGTTTAAGAAAAGCGACCAAACATCCGTCGATGACAATGAAAACCAAGAGAACGGAGATTCGGGAACGGATACTTCCAGTTTTATTCGACAAACTTCCAAATATTACCCAAACAAATCTGGAAAAAG TAATGTCGGTCAAACTCTGCAAAAAGCCAAAAGAAGAGTTGAAGATCGTTTCAACAAGTTCGTTCTGAAGAAAGGGAAAAAGAAAGATGGGAGTACAGAGGAAACATCAGGTGGAT ATCTCAGTCGTCGCAATTCTGTCGAGTTGGGAGAATCATCCAGAGAATCCGAATTTGTCGTTTTCAAAGAACGAAAACTGGTCGCAACGGCTCCAGTTTACCAAGGAGCGTTAAGACTGTCATTTCTGCTGGAAACGTGTCCTCCTGGATCCGTTCCAGATGCTCACCTTCTCGCGTCAATACTAGATTTG CCCCATTCCACTGTCGTCGCACGAGCTACCCTACTTCTTGAATGCTCGTACTTCGTGCATTGCTGCAACAAAGGACAATGGCCTTCATGGATGAAACTTAATTTCCCCATGTTTCGCCCTTCCGGTCCCCTCCCACCTCGAGGACCCAACACTGGCATTAGAAGATCGCACATCATGCAAAGAGCCGCcggaaaaatgttttatcaaTGGGCGGAAGTTTTGGGACAGAGACTTGAGGAAATTATCAATGAAGATAAGCATCTGGAGCCTCACATAGCTGCAATGGTGTTGGACgaacagaaacaaaaagaattgTTGATGCAAGATGAGGAAGAAGATTTTTTGGATGAAG CGAGTATAAACACTTATGGATCGAGTTGTTCGATGGCTCTTCGCCTGATCGCTTGTATCTTGCTGCACGAAATCACATCGTTCCTTCGGGAGACTTACCAGACGCTACCAAAGTCTTCGCGGATGACGGGAAAGGAGCGTCCGCCCCCGTGGGAGCGTTTATACAGTCGAGAAGCTAACAGAAGATGGAGCATGGCTTTGTCTTCGATGGGACACTCGCAGACTTCTGCCCAAAGTCTCCAATCCATCGCGGGCGACAGAGACTCAG GACAAGCTGAGCGAAAAATCAGTTTTGTCTTGCACGAACCCGATAACGAATCAGAGGGAAGCAGCAACACCACCGTCACTATGCAg GCAATGATGCAGGGTGAAGAAACCAAACGAATTGGACAACCTCCACGTCCTTACTTGTTGCGTCGAGGCACGGCAGCTCCTTCTGGTGGATCCTTCAAACGACGAAGTTTGAAGTTGAGACGCGGTACTAAAGAAGGCAAGGAGATGGAAATTGAAT GGCGAATTCCCGAAACCGTGAAGAGAACTGATTCCATACAGTCTAAAAGAAAAGTTAGTTCTTTGTCTGACAGGAGCGACACGTCTGAACCTGGAATGGCAGGTGAGGCGAGTGGTGAAGAATCTCCAGGTGTACTGAGCGATGACCAACCTCCCGAGAGTCCAAGCGACAGCAACGATACAGATGATACGACTAAAAACATGCCTTGGATGAAA GTAATGGTCCAAGTCTCCAATTCTTTTTATTACTTCTGTACCCACCAAAATTTCTGCCATCCTTTTTGCTACAGAAGGATAATGAGAAGTTGCAGTCGTCTTGTAAAAGCAGTTCGAAAAGTCTACGGTGAGGAGTTTGGGGTCTTAGATGACAAACTGAATATGGATTTTGGTGGCAAAAAGAAGGGTAACAAGAAGGACAAAAGTCAGAATCGGAAAGTATCAGACCAGACTAGTTCTCAAGTGTCTCCAATAAGACGAAAGGATAGTGTAGGCAAAAAGGAGAA AATCGAGAAGAATCTGGATGGGTCCCAGTTAAGCAAGTTGGCGTCCAAAGAGTCGTCTAGAGACATTGCCGATTCCGATACGGGACACGATCCTTCGAAGAGTACCAACGACAGTAAACCGCTAGAACCACcaccaattttaaaatacatcaAAACACAGGTGAAGGACGCTTTTCACAGTCCTTTGGCAGTACTGTTGAAAGGTGCCGTAATTTTGTCTGAAGAACATTTCATCGAAATAATTCCCGTTGCTTGGGAACTCCTTCTGGAAACTAATCAAGAAGTGACAGCGTCTGCTgcttcaatatttattttggcgGCGGTGAAAGCACCACAACCAGTGTCCGACATTATGCAACACGGTCTTTCTCATCCAGAAGCAGCAGTTCGCATCAATGCCATCCTGAG ATTTCAGGTATTGTGGAAGATGCGATACCAAGTGTGGCCCCGAATGGAAGAAAGCGCTCACATCTTGTTCAAAGTGCCACCTCCTGGCATCGAGTTTACTTTACCGTCACCGAAAATTGGAATTGAATCTCTGGACGTGGTCGATTCCCCTTGGGAACTCCTAGTGAAGACGAAAGTTGAAGAAGTGACCATCAATCAAGAACGACat AGATCTTTGGTGACTGCCACGAAGACTCGTAAGAAGCAACAAACGGAACTGATCAAAATGGCTCTTCAAGCTCAGGATGACAAGAAAAGggaggagagagagaattttttgataactACAATTCCCATTACTATTCAAGCGGCGCACGAGCCAAGTCTTTATCACACCAGCGAAGAACACGATGAAG CCGACGACGAGCAAGTTGAAGGTCAGACCAGAAACACGGGACACCATCTTCACTCAGCTCACTCTCTTTTTCCATCTTGTTTGTGTTCGGCAGTCGTTCAGATTATTACTCTGTTAGACGACGCTGCTGTCTCGGCAGATGGAAATGCCGTCTACGAAGTTGCTTATCAA GTGATATGGTGTTGCTTGGTGGAGGACAGCGCTTTATTTTTGAGATACATCCTTGAGCGCTTAACACGAGAGAAACAAGagcaaatgttcaaaatcttAAGACACGTAATCAGATTTATTCCGAAACTACCCCAACAAGCAGCTTTTGCTTTGTACAACTACATCATCGGATACGTCATGTTCTACGTAAGAAGTCCACACGAAGACGGTCAAATGTTAATCGGAGCCGCTTTGTCTCTGCTCTGGATGGTCGTTCACAGCGTTCACGGCATCATGTTTAAGGATTTGAAACAAATCTTGCGGAAGGAACAATGCGACGCGTCAATTTTACTCACCGCGAATGTTCCTTCAGCCAAGAAGATCATAGTTCACGGTCCTCAAG ATCCCGATGCCGCTGGTATACCTTCACAGTTCCCGGTGCAAGAGGACACTCAGTTTTGCCAAATCCTCAGAGAAGCTTTGGACTTCTTCGGGATTGAAGACAACCGTCAAAAGGAATTTTTCTTGGTCGATTACAAAACAC ATCAAATCCGTAATCCTGCTTCTTACGTACGTGACTACTATTTCTTTAAAAGGTCACAGTATCCTCAACTCGAATTGGTCCATATGAAACCTGAAGACGCGTTTAACGCTCTACAAAAGCAGGAACTTCTTCACAAGTTTGTGGAAATCGGCAAGGTTCTGCTGACTTGGGCGATTTTGAAAAACGTGGACATG GTGGTGCAAAGAGTTGTTTTTCTTCACGAAGAACTCATGAAACTGCCTTCTTTTCCGCGGAAAGCTCTCGAGTCAGACTTAGATCTGTACAAAGGTGGTGCATTAGGAAAAGAACTTCTTGGTTTGGACGTTCTGCACAAATTTATGTGGGTACGCCTGATCGCAAGAATGTTTGAAGCGATGGCCGGAAATTTTGCCTACTCTGGTGACATTCACTTGTTCTTGAATGTATTGAACGGTGCTGTAATGTTGCATTCCGAAGACGCGTGCATTTTGAGATACGTGATGGCAACCTACATCAACGCCGCTTtccatttcaaaaacattttttccaccaACGG CTACTTACTTATCATGCCCACTCTACTTAAAATTTACTCAAATCATCAAACCAACAAGTTGGTCACCACGACGATTGAATACGCggttaaacaattttatttaatgaacAGAAAACCTTTTATTCTACAAATGTTTGGTTCAGTGTCGGCCATGCTTGACACAGACGAAGAAGGCACTTTTGGTGATGCTCAcaaa ATTCAATCTAGCTGCCTCTTTAATCTCCTGTTGAGTTTAGAAACTCCATCTCCTGATCCTTTAAACATTGCTGAATTAGTTAAAGAAGATAAACCACTCAAAGCTATCGATTTCTGTTATCATGATGAAAACGAAATGGTCACGATTTTGGACTGCATATCACTCTGTGTTATGGTAGTTTCGTACTCATCTGAAAGTGTCAGAGGTTACCAGATGCTG ATCATTTTGGAAGCTATTTTACCTTGTTACGTTCAACATATTCAGTTACCTTCGTATAATAAAGAAGGCAAAACCGAGAAAGAAATCATCAATCACCTTGCAGTATCTATCAAAACATTGGTAAACAATTGTGAGGCTCTGACCAA GAGTTACAATGGACCTTATCGGTCGAGCCCCGAGCACAAAGGTTCCAGTCAAAGAAACTACAGCAGAGGTCCTTACTCTCCTGGATTTGATTTTGAAGACGAGTCTCACTCAAAGTTTATGAGCGAGCACTCTAGGGCCAAAAGCATGTACGAACACGACGTGGAAGATTCGGAAGTTCTCAGAGCTGATTACAGAAGACCCCGAGATGTACTTTTGTCTTTAGTAGGCGAATTTATGTGCAGAGCTACTGCAAGGCTCATAGAAttgaacaagaaaaataacCAAGAGGGTAAATTGATCGAGTTGTTGGATATCCGATCGCATATT cGCTTGGCCGACATCGCTCACAGTTTACTAAAAGTGTCGCCTTACGACCCCGAGTCTATGGGATGCAGAGGTCTTCAACATTACATGAGTTATATTTTACCGTCGACTGAATGGGCAAATGATGCGATGAGACCTGCTCTGGTGACAATATTGCGAAGACTCGATaaagttttccaaaaaatatccaaaaaaCCATCGATTCGG AGAAATACAGATTGGGACGCAGCTGCTGGTCTTCTTAAGGGAATATACGACACCATGGTAAAGTACCCCTACATAATGCATTGGCAACATATAAAAGCACTAATCAACACGTGTCAG tttttaatTGTCACCGAATGTTATTCGACAGAAGGAGTCTCCTCAGCGACGGCCGCTTTGATGAGCCAAGCTCCGCCCCCACATTTCTGTTCAATGGTGGTGCGTTTGATAGCGCTTCAGATTCAAAATACCAAC GACAACTGCACATTGGAGCAAGTATGTGGAGGCAGTTCCACGTTTTCTACGCAAGACAAGACAGAGAGTATGATAATGAATCTCATTATGCCTTTGTGTTTGAGAGTTGGTAGCGGTCGAAAAG TTTCAGATGTTTCGGCTATGAAACAAAATGATATTAGTTTTGCTATGACCTTAGTTCTGCACGCCATGAGTCCTCCTAACACGAAGTCGATGGCGTCGTCAGGACCAAATTTAAAAGTGGCGGCGGAAATTCGAACCGGCAGTTTAACTTTCACTGGCACCAGAGACACGAAGACTTCGTCGAAAATTAATACTTCGTTGTATCAAGTGTCATTTCTAG CTTTGAAAATCATGACGATATGTTTTGAAGGCGAGTTGATAACGGTGTGGACTCGAATCGCGCGAACCATGAGAGAACTGGGAAAAAGAAACGAAGCAGCCAGCTTCTTGTGGGACtttttagattttgttgttacgCATCGTACCCCACTATACATTTTGATGCAACCCTTTATCTTTCAGAAG TTGGCACAACCGCCGATATCAGATTTCGAACGCAACATACACGCAAAAATCCGAGATAAAATGAGGGGGATAGGGTTACCCTTTCCCAAGAGTCGAGGAGCTCTGCTCATGGAGCTTGCCCATCAAATGAAGGAACTGAAAGAAGAACTCGAAGATG CTTCGGATAACACCGATCCAAAGAAACCGGAAGCAGCGCAACCTACTGTACAGATGACCACTGAAACCAATCACGGACGTCATCAGCGCCATTCGCTGATTGGTTTATTCACAGGTGACCACGGAACTAAAGGATCGGCTGAGCATCCGCATACGACGCTTCCAACAAAAG TTCCAGAATCTTCCACTAGCACCAGTCACGTGTCAACACCGAATCAGGCCGCAAGCGATGGACAAGACGGCACCGCCAATGGTAGTTCCACCCCTTGCAATGCAGTTACTG ATCGGTCATCCCAAAGGTCATCTGTGAGTGACGACCATGGCGTACAGATGCCTAAACCCGAATCCTTAATGTCTCACAAGGCCCATAAACTTCGCTTTGTTTCTTCTGTAGAGTTTAGACACTCCTCAG GAGAAACTTCAACTACACCCTTGAGTCCCGGAAGCCCAGCGGATGACAGTTCCGGCGAAACCCACCCTGCTAAATCTCGTTTGCAACGAATAAAACCGCAAAGCAGGAAAACTTTCCGTATTCGGAAAAGCCGGAAGAACAGCCGAGTGGAA CTGTCGCATAGCAAAGAGTCTGAAGAACCTCCACAATTTGGGTCTCCACAAGTACCTTTAACCCCACCAGTGACCACTCAAACTCAAGTAACTCCACCTACAGAGTTGCCCCCAGTAACAGTGAACAACAAtcagcaacaacaacaacagcagcagcaacaacaacaacaacaacaaccgcAACAGCAAATCTCCGATCAACACCGATTAAGAATTTCAATGCGAGGTAAACCCACCGAGAGTTCGTGGGATGAAGACAGCGCCATCTCTCAAACGTCTAGCACTTCTGGGTACAGAGAGTCGTATCCGGTTATGCATTTAAGagataatctggaaaatagcCCCAAGGCCTTTCCACCTTTGGCTTCACCCGACATTCACGACTTACCATCTACGAGCAGTGCTACCACTACAAATCTGCAATGCGACAACAGCTCTCCAGATTGTTCTTTGAACGAAAATGGAGAAAGGACCGCCCTTTTGAGTCACACTGAGAGGTCCTCCTCCCAACATTCTCTGCTCATGGTGTTTGAACATCAAGACGAAACCACACTCATATAA